From the Paenibacillus sp. MMS20-IR301 genome, the window AGGAGCGCCATCTGCGTGCCGGCAGCATTAAGCTGGAACATCTGGCGGAGGAGGCCCGCAGCAGCGGAGCGCTGCCGGACGGCAGTATAACTTCAGCGCAAATAGCCGCAGGAAGCATTGGAACAGAGCAGCTTGCAGCCGGAGCTGTAGGAGCGGCGGAGCTTCAGGATGAAGCGGTGGATGGTTCCAAAATCACCTCATTCGCTGTGCAGTCCCGCCACCTGGAAGAAGAAAGCGTGCAGGGCTATCACATAGCATCCGGTGCGGTTACCGGCGAGCATATTGCCCAGGGCTCGCTGACTGCAGAGCACCTGTCCTTCAGTCCGGTACAGAGCGTGGGGAACCGCGAGGTGCTGCAGCAGTTCGGCATGACGGCGTTTATGTTCACCGGTACCGTGGAGAGTGTAGATGTAACGGTAGCCTTTGACGAAAGCTTCGGCCATACCGGGTATGTGCTCGTTGCCATGACCAACCAGCCGTTCTTCCATGCTTCATTAAAAAGCAGAGCAGGCAGTGAAGCAGTCATCCAGGTAAACCGGCTGCGTGATACACCGCATTTCTACGGGGTGTTGTCATGGATTGCCATCGGTTCACCGCTCGTGAAGCCTTCTACGGAACGCCGCGCTTTTGATTAAGCCGGGAAGAAAGAATGATATGAATCTGGCGCAGCCGTCGGCTGCGCTTTTTTCTTGTGATATAAGCACAGCTGCGGGGGAAGGCTGGCAAGCCCGCTGCGGATGTGAGCAGAGGAAGAGAGATGCCCGGGCGGCATTTGTCCAATTATGCAGGGCAGGGGAGACACTTGCCGTTACATGGGACGGACGATTACATAGACTGTGTTGTAACCCTCAGCCCGGAAGCAGCCCTGGAAGGAAGGTGGATGAGCAATGAAGCATAAACGAACATCAGCCCGCCGCACGGGGCGGCGGGGATCCCGGACGATAATCCGGCCGGTGCGGTCTGCTGCGCCGCTGCCTGCGGTGAATCATCCGGAGCCGTATGTGTCGGTCATCATTCCTGCTATGAATGAGGAACGGACGATATTAGGAGTGATTGCCGGAGCCAGGGGTGTACATCCCCGCTGTGAGGTTATTGTGGTTGTAAACGGTTCTGCTGACCGGACGGCAGACATTGCGCGCTCAGCGGGAGCGGATGTAATAGTGTATGAACAGCCGCTCGGACATGATGTCGGGCGAAGTGTCGGTGCATCAGCGGCCAAAGGAGAGATCCTGCTGTTTACGGATGGAGATCTGGTCATTCCCGCACCGCAGCTGCGCCCGTTTGTAAAGGCGGTCGGCGGCGGTGCGGATATTGCCTTGAATGATTATTCCGGTCCGGTGCGCAGCAGTATTCCGCACCCGGTAGTGTTATCCAAGCATGTCCTGAATCTCCTGCTCGGACGGTCCGATCTGAAGGGCTGTTCACTGACGGCTGTTCCTCATGCGATCAGCCGCAGGGCACTGGATATGCTGGGTACTCCCCTGCTGTCCCGGCCCCCGCTGGCCCATGCCCGCGCTGTACTGGACGGATTGCAGGTGACCGCGGTGCGCGGTGTGCCCGTGGGCAGGATGAATGCAGTGCGCCGGAAGTCAGGCGGCAGTGACCCCTTGAAGGAGGTCATCCTCCTGGACCATCTGGAGGCGGTGGCCTTGCTGCTGGAGCGCCGGGGCCAGCGTGCCGGCTTCAGTGACGGGACCCGCCGAAGGGAGATGGTCAAGTGATGGCAAAGATATACCGGACAGTGCCGGCCGCACCGGCCCAAGACAGAAGATCTGGCGGCAAAGGCCCGGCCGTCCGGAAACAGGCTGCCCGACGGCCGGTTGGCAGCCGGGCGGCCGGGAGCCGCAGCAAGCGGGCAGCGGCAGGCCGCCCGCTGCGCTCCCGGACCCGGCAGGCTGCCGCATCCGGCCGGGCAGTGTTGGCCTTTCCGGCAAGGCGCGGCGCCTTGTCGGTAATTATCTCGGCAAGGAACGAGGAACGGACCTTGCCGAAGCTGCTGGAGCAGGTGACGCTGCTCCAGCCGCTGGAAATTATCGTAGTGCTGAACGGCTGCGACGACCGCAGCTTCCAGCGCACCCGGCTGTGCCGCCAGGCGACCGTTATTCATATTCCGGAGTCTGCCGGACATGATGTAGGGCGGTCGATCGGCGCCAAGCTCAGCCGGGGGGATATCCTGCTTTTTCTGGATGGCGATATGAGTATTCCCGCCCGGCAGCTTGCAGGGTTTGTGACGGCAGTGGATGGCGGAGTCGATGTGGCGCTTAATAACCTTGACCCGCTTCTGCCTTCCTTCGGCCTGAGTGATGCTGTTACCCGCTGTAAGCTGTATTTGAACAGCGCCCTCGGCCGGAGTGATCTCGGAGCCAGCTCCATGACGGCTGTACCTCACGCTTTGTCCCGCAGGGCACTGCAGGTCATCGGTTACCGGGAGCTGATGGTTCCGCCCAAAGCGCAGGCTATTTCAATCCTGAGACAGCTGCGGGTGGAGAAGGCGGGTGCAGTCGATGTGATTAAGCATAACCGGCTGCGCCAGGGCAACACGGGGACCGGAAATGCTATGGAGCAGCTGATTGCCGGTGACCATGCGGAAGCTCTCGTCCAGGTTCTGGAACAGCACCGGACCGGGGTGCAGCTCTCCGAGGCCCATCTGCTGGAGCAGCGGCGTCAGCTGGCAGCCTGGAGGAATGCTTTATGACGCTGACCAGTATTATCATTCCAACATATAACAGGCTTGGGCTGCTGCGCTCCTGTATTGAATCCATCCGGGAGCATACGGGCTCGCCCTATGAAATTATTGTGGTTGATAATGGTTCAAGTGACGGTACGGATGCCTACTGCCGCGCCAGCAAGCTGACCTTCATCTCGCTTCCGGAGAACCGCGGCTTTCCGCTGGCCTGTAATATGGGACTGACGCTTGCGGCAGGCGATGAGCTGCTGCTCCTGAACAACGATGTTATTGTGTCGAAGGGATGGCTGGATAACCTGAAGCGCGCCTTGTACAGCGCCCCGGATATCGGAATTGTCGGGCCGGTAACCAATTATGCCAGCGGGCGGCAGCAGGTGCAGACCGGGTATGCGGATATTGCGGGTTATCATGCGGAAGCCGGCCGGGCCAATGTCCCGGATGCGGCGAAATGGTCAGAGACCCGGAGGCTTGTAGGGCTGTGCTTTTTATTCAAAAGACAACTGCTGGATGCTATCGGCCTGCTGGATGAACGGTACTCGCCGGGACATTATGAGGATGATGATTACTGCTACCGCGCGCGGCTTCAGGGCTACCGGCTGCTGATTGCCGGAGATTGCCTGGTGCACCATGAAGGCAGCGCCAGCTTTAAAGAGGTTTATCCCGCTTCACTACAGGAACTGGTAGAGCGTAACCGCAGGGTTTTTATCGAGAAATGGCATGTGGACCCTGCGATATTCATCTGAGGCACCTGGCCGAAGGCTAAAGACACAGATAAAAGGGAGGAAAGTAAGTGAAAGGAGTCATACTCGCGGGCGGAACAGGAACAAGACTTTACCCGCTCACCCGGCTTATGAACAAACATTTGCTTCCGGTCGGTAAATATCCTATGGTGTGCTATGGTATTGAGCGGCTGCGCCGGGGGGGTATAACCGATATTCTCCTGGTCATCAGCAAACAGTCTGCTGGGCAATACACCGACTTTTTGGGCAGCGGGGCGGAATTCGGCGTATCCCTGACTTACAAAATCCAGGAAGCCGCAGGAGGCATCGCCGAAGCGCTTGAGCTGGCGAAAGGATTTATTTTGCCGGGGGAACGGTTTGTTGTGCTGCTTGGTGACAATCTGTTTATGGATGATCTGAAGCCTTATGTGGAGAGTTATCTGCAGCAGCCGGAAGGAACGGCGAAGGTGCTCCTGAAACCGGTCGATGATGCGCGGAGGTACGGGGTCCCGGTGTTTGACAGCAGTGATTCCTCGCTCATAGCGTACATCGAAGAGAAGCCGGAGCATCCGAAGACGAAGTTCTGCGTTACCGGGATCTATATGTACGATGAGGCGGTGTTCGATATCATCCTCCGGATCTCGCCTTCCAAGCGGGGGGAGCTGGAAATTACCGATGTGAACAATATTTACGCCGCAGACCGGAAGCTCAGCTATGATGTGCTTAAGGGCTGGTGGAGCGATGCGGGAACCTTTCAGTCCTTGCGTGAAGCCGGTGACAAGCTTAAAGATACGCTGCCCTGAGGGGCGGCGTTTTTTCTGTATAGCGGGAAGGGGCTGCTGCACACCGTTTATGCACGGAGACCGTCTTA encodes:
- a CDS encoding glycosyltransferase family 2 protein; protein product: MTLTSIIIPTYNRLGLLRSCIESIREHTGSPYEIIVVDNGSSDGTDAYCRASKLTFISLPENRGFPLACNMGLTLAAGDELLLLNNDVIVSKGWLDNLKRALYSAPDIGIVGPVTNYASGRQQVQTGYADIAGYHAEAGRANVPDAAKWSETRRLVGLCFLFKRQLLDAIGLLDERYSPGHYEDDDYCYRARLQGYRLLIAGDCLVHHEGSASFKEVYPASLQELVERNRRVFIEKWHVDPAIFI
- a CDS encoding sugar phosphate nucleotidyltransferase codes for the protein MKGVILAGGTGTRLYPLTRLMNKHLLPVGKYPMVCYGIERLRRGGITDILLVISKQSAGQYTDFLGSGAEFGVSLTYKIQEAAGGIAEALELAKGFILPGERFVVLLGDNLFMDDLKPYVESYLQQPEGTAKVLLKPVDDARRYGVPVFDSSDSSLIAYIEEKPEHPKTKFCVTGIYMYDEAVFDIILRISPSKRGELEITDVNNIYAADRKLSYDVLKGWWSDAGTFQSLREAGDKLKDTLP
- a CDS encoding glycosyltransferase; its protein translation is MKHKRTSARRTGRRGSRTIIRPVRSAAPLPAVNHPEPYVSVIIPAMNEERTILGVIAGARGVHPRCEVIVVVNGSADRTADIARSAGADVIVYEQPLGHDVGRSVGASAAKGEILLFTDGDLVIPAPQLRPFVKAVGGGADIALNDYSGPVRSSIPHPVVLSKHVLNLLLGRSDLKGCSLTAVPHAISRRALDMLGTPLLSRPPLAHARAVLDGLQVTAVRGVPVGRMNAVRRKSGGSDPLKEVILLDHLEAVALLLERRGQRAGFSDGTRRREMVK
- a CDS encoding glycosyltransferase, which translates into the protein MAKIYRTVPAAPAQDRRSGGKGPAVRKQAARRPVGSRAAGSRSKRAAAGRPLRSRTRQAAASGRAVLAFPARRGALSVIISARNEERTLPKLLEQVTLLQPLEIIVVLNGCDDRSFQRTRLCRQATVIHIPESAGHDVGRSIGAKLSRGDILLFLDGDMSIPARQLAGFVTAVDGGVDVALNNLDPLLPSFGLSDAVTRCKLYLNSALGRSDLGASSMTAVPHALSRRALQVIGYRELMVPPKAQAISILRQLRVEKAGAVDVIKHNRLRQGNTGTGNAMEQLIAGDHAEALVQVLEQHRTGVQLSEAHLLEQRRQLAAWRNAL